CGCTGATCGGCGAACGCGAGCGGGTGACAACCGCGTTGACCGGCATGGGCTTTCGAGTCATCCCGAGCGACGCGAACTTCGTGCTGTTCGGGAAGTTCGCCGACGCGCCGGTCGCCTGGCAGCGTTACCTGGACGCCGGCATCCTGATCCGAGACGTCGGCATCCCCGGCTACCTGCGCGCCACCACCGGACTGGCCAACGAAAACGACGCGTTCCTGCGAGCGAGCGCCCGGATCGCTGCCACCGAATTGGTCCCAGCCACCCCCAGCCCCGTAGGAGCATCGTGACAACCACCGTGAGCCGCAGCGCGCGTATCGAGCGCCGCACGCGTGAATCCGACATCGTCGTCGAACTCGACCTCGACGGCACCGGCCAGGTCGACGTCGACACCGGTGTCCCGTTCTACGACCACATGTTGACGGCGCTGGGCAGTCACGCCAGCTTCGACCTGACCGTGCGCACCAAGGGCGATGTCGAGATCGAGGCGCATCACACCATCGAGGACACCGCGATCGCGCTGGGCATGGCCCTGGGGCAGGCCCTGGGCGACAAGAAGGGCATCCGCCGGTTCGGGGACGCTTTCATCCCGATGGACGAGACGCTGGCCCACGCGGCCGTCGACGTGTCCGGCCGGCCCTACTGTGTGCACACCGGCGAACCGGATCACCTGCAGCACACCACCATTGCCGGAAGCTCGGTGCCCTACCACACCGTCATCAACCGGCACGTGTTCGAATCGCTGGCCGCCAACGCCCGCATCGCGCTGCACGTGCGCGTCCTGTATGGGCGTGACCCGCACCACATCACCGAAGCGCAGTACAAGGCCGTGGCCCGCGCGCTGCGTCAGGCCGTCGAACCCGATCCGCGGGTGTCGGGTGTGCCGTCCACCAAAGGTGTTCTGTGACAAGCCCTTTTCGGCAAAAATCGGTGGTCGTCTTGGACT
This is a stretch of genomic DNA from Mycobacterium lacus. It encodes these proteins:
- the hisB gene encoding imidazoleglycerol-phosphate dehydratase HisB, producing MTTTVSRSARIERRTRESDIVVELDLDGTGQVDVDTGVPFYDHMLTALGSHASFDLTVRTKGDVEIEAHHTIEDTAIALGMALGQALGDKKGIRRFGDAFIPMDETLAHAAVDVSGRPYCVHTGEPDHLQHTTIAGSSVPYHTVINRHVFESLAANARIALHVRVLYGRDPHHITEAQYKAVARALRQAVEPDPRVSGVPSTKGVL